Proteins from a genomic interval of Pithys albifrons albifrons isolate INPA30051 chromosome 15, PitAlb_v1, whole genome shotgun sequence:
- the CCDC69 gene encoding coiled-coil domain-containing protein 69 isoform X3, with the protein MQGVLCLQTPAPFVPSCSSPSSLCQRQVKAQKQKGPASQELTALKTENANVSLLPEDGKKGVLPEERTDSARFLQGQEEEEEQLQDASQAGTVRISQDIHIQVERGKELELKEQFDALRREHTETLQELQRAHEKEKLLLAESHHRTQTALQETIQSLNSQLKSFQEKMKRVEESLLSTDYKKHIQEHGSPSPFWEQELESLHFVIEMKNEHIHSLDKKLLHLENMEEKNLLLEEKVKTLQQENEDLQVRTQNHLVMARQLSEELQAARGALEKETQLRDQAHREKEELLYRVLNGGDGTPFPMAAGEMPLIAT; encoded by the exons ATGCAGGGTGTCCTCTGTCTGCAGACACCTGCCCCATttgtcccctcctgctccagcccctcctctctctgccaGAGACAGGTGAAAGCCCAGAAACAGAAAGGACCAGCTTCCCAGGAGCTCACAGCCTTGAAGACAGAGAATg CCAATGTCTCCCTGCTTCCTGAGGACGGGAAGAAGGGAGTGCTGCCAGAGGAGCGAACGGACAGTGCAAGATTCCTCCaaggccaggaggaggaggaggagcagctccaagATGCCAGCCAGGCAGGCACCGTGAGAATCTCCCAGGACATTCACATCCAG gtggaaaggggaaaagagctGGAGCTAAAGGAGCAGTTTGATGCCCTGAGAAGAGAGCACACAGAGACCCTACAAG agctccagagagCACACGAGAAGGAGAAGTTGCTGCTGGCAGAGTCCCACCACAGGACCCAGACAGCCTTACAG GAGACAATTCAGTCACTGAATTCCCAGTTGAAATCCTTCCAGGAGAAGATGAAGCGGGTGGAAGAGTCACTCTTGAGCACAGACTACAAAAAGCATATCCAG GAGCATGGGAGCCCCAGTCCCttctgggagcaggagctggagagccTGCACTTTGTCATCGAGATGAAGAATGAACACATCCACAGTCTGGACAAGAAGCTGCTGCACCTGGAGAACATG GAGGAGAAGAACCTTCTGCTGGAGGAGAAGGTGAAAACTCTCCAGCAGGAGAACGAGGACCTGCAAGTTCGCACACAGAATCACTTGGTCATGGCAAG GCAGCTGTCGGAGGAGCTGCAGGCCGCCCGCGGGGCGCTGGAGAAGGAGACACAGCTGCGCGATCAAGCTCACCGTGagaaggaggagctgctgtACCGCGTGCTCAACGGGGGGGACGGCACCCCCTTCCCCATGGCTGCCGGAGAGATGCCCCTCATCGCCACGTAG
- the CCDC69 gene encoding coiled-coil domain-containing protein 69 isoform X1 yields MGCTGSALRCCPVGAETPAPFVPSCSSPSSLCQRQVKAQKQKGPASQELTALKTENANVSLLPEDGKKGVLPEERTDSARFLQGQEEEEEQLQDASQAGTVRISQDIHIQVERGKELELKEQFDALRREHTETLQELQRAHEKEKLLLAESHHRTQTALQETIQSLNSQLKSFQEKMKRVEESLLSTDYKKHIQEHGSPSPFWEQELESLHFVIEMKNEHIHSLDKKLLHLENMEEKNLLLEEKVKTLQQENEDLQVRTQNHLVMARQLSEELQAARGALEKETQLRDQAHREKEELLYRVLNGGDGTPFPMAAGEMPLIAT; encoded by the exons ACACCTGCCCCATttgtcccctcctgctccagcccctcctctctctgccaGAGACAGGTGAAAGCCCAGAAACAGAAAGGACCAGCTTCCCAGGAGCTCACAGCCTTGAAGACAGAGAATg CCAATGTCTCCCTGCTTCCTGAGGACGGGAAGAAGGGAGTGCTGCCAGAGGAGCGAACGGACAGTGCAAGATTCCTCCaaggccaggaggaggaggaggagcagctccaagATGCCAGCCAGGCAGGCACCGTGAGAATCTCCCAGGACATTCACATCCAG gtggaaaggggaaaagagctGGAGCTAAAGGAGCAGTTTGATGCCCTGAGAAGAGAGCACACAGAGACCCTACAAG agctccagagagCACACGAGAAGGAGAAGTTGCTGCTGGCAGAGTCCCACCACAGGACCCAGACAGCCTTACAG GAGACAATTCAGTCACTGAATTCCCAGTTGAAATCCTTCCAGGAGAAGATGAAGCGGGTGGAAGAGTCACTCTTGAGCACAGACTACAAAAAGCATATCCAG GAGCATGGGAGCCCCAGTCCCttctgggagcaggagctggagagccTGCACTTTGTCATCGAGATGAAGAATGAACACATCCACAGTCTGGACAAGAAGCTGCTGCACCTGGAGAACATG GAGGAGAAGAACCTTCTGCTGGAGGAGAAGGTGAAAACTCTCCAGCAGGAGAACGAGGACCTGCAAGTTCGCACACAGAATCACTTGGTCATGGCAAG GCAGCTGTCGGAGGAGCTGCAGGCCGCCCGCGGGGCGCTGGAGAAGGAGACACAGCTGCGCGATCAAGCTCACCGTGagaaggaggagctgctgtACCGCGTGCTCAACGGGGGGGACGGCACCCCCTTCCCCATGGCTGCCGGAGAGATGCCCCTCATCGCCACGTAG
- the CCDC69 gene encoding coiled-coil domain-containing protein 69 isoform X2, translated as MGQGETAALRPQTPAPFVPSCSSPSSLCQRQVKAQKQKGPASQELTALKTENANVSLLPEDGKKGVLPEERTDSARFLQGQEEEEEQLQDASQAGTVRISQDIHIQVERGKELELKEQFDALRREHTETLQELQRAHEKEKLLLAESHHRTQTALQETIQSLNSQLKSFQEKMKRVEESLLSTDYKKHIQEHGSPSPFWEQELESLHFVIEMKNEHIHSLDKKLLHLENMEEKNLLLEEKVKTLQQENEDLQVRTQNHLVMARQLSEELQAARGALEKETQLRDQAHREKEELLYRVLNGGDGTPFPMAAGEMPLIAT; from the exons ACACCTGCCCCATttgtcccctcctgctccagcccctcctctctctgccaGAGACAGGTGAAAGCCCAGAAACAGAAAGGACCAGCTTCCCAGGAGCTCACAGCCTTGAAGACAGAGAATg CCAATGTCTCCCTGCTTCCTGAGGACGGGAAGAAGGGAGTGCTGCCAGAGGAGCGAACGGACAGTGCAAGATTCCTCCaaggccaggaggaggaggaggagcagctccaagATGCCAGCCAGGCAGGCACCGTGAGAATCTCCCAGGACATTCACATCCAG gtggaaaggggaaaagagctGGAGCTAAAGGAGCAGTTTGATGCCCTGAGAAGAGAGCACACAGAGACCCTACAAG agctccagagagCACACGAGAAGGAGAAGTTGCTGCTGGCAGAGTCCCACCACAGGACCCAGACAGCCTTACAG GAGACAATTCAGTCACTGAATTCCCAGTTGAAATCCTTCCAGGAGAAGATGAAGCGGGTGGAAGAGTCACTCTTGAGCACAGACTACAAAAAGCATATCCAG GAGCATGGGAGCCCCAGTCCCttctgggagcaggagctggagagccTGCACTTTGTCATCGAGATGAAGAATGAACACATCCACAGTCTGGACAAGAAGCTGCTGCACCTGGAGAACATG GAGGAGAAGAACCTTCTGCTGGAGGAGAAGGTGAAAACTCTCCAGCAGGAGAACGAGGACCTGCAAGTTCGCACACAGAATCACTTGGTCATGGCAAG GCAGCTGTCGGAGGAGCTGCAGGCCGCCCGCGGGGCGCTGGAGAAGGAGACACAGCTGCGCGATCAAGCTCACCGTGagaaggaggagctgctgtACCGCGTGCTCAACGGGGGGGACGGCACCCCCTTCCCCATGGCTGCCGGAGAGATGCCCCTCATCGCCACGTAG
- the CCDC69 gene encoding coiled-coil domain-containing protein 69 isoform X4, with protein MGCTGSALRCCPVGAERQVKAQKQKGPASQELTALKTENANVSLLPEDGKKGVLPEERTDSARFLQGQEEEEEQLQDASQAGTVRISQDIHIQVERGKELELKEQFDALRREHTETLQELQRAHEKEKLLLAESHHRTQTALQETIQSLNSQLKSFQEKMKRVEESLLSTDYKKHIQEHGSPSPFWEQELESLHFVIEMKNEHIHSLDKKLLHLENMEEKNLLLEEKVKTLQQENEDLQVRTQNHLVMARQLSEELQAARGALEKETQLRDQAHREKEELLYRVLNGGDGTPFPMAAGEMPLIAT; from the exons AGACAGGTGAAAGCCCAGAAACAGAAAGGACCAGCTTCCCAGGAGCTCACAGCCTTGAAGACAGAGAATg CCAATGTCTCCCTGCTTCCTGAGGACGGGAAGAAGGGAGTGCTGCCAGAGGAGCGAACGGACAGTGCAAGATTCCTCCaaggccaggaggaggaggaggagcagctccaagATGCCAGCCAGGCAGGCACCGTGAGAATCTCCCAGGACATTCACATCCAG gtggaaaggggaaaagagctGGAGCTAAAGGAGCAGTTTGATGCCCTGAGAAGAGAGCACACAGAGACCCTACAAG agctccagagagCACACGAGAAGGAGAAGTTGCTGCTGGCAGAGTCCCACCACAGGACCCAGACAGCCTTACAG GAGACAATTCAGTCACTGAATTCCCAGTTGAAATCCTTCCAGGAGAAGATGAAGCGGGTGGAAGAGTCACTCTTGAGCACAGACTACAAAAAGCATATCCAG GAGCATGGGAGCCCCAGTCCCttctgggagcaggagctggagagccTGCACTTTGTCATCGAGATGAAGAATGAACACATCCACAGTCTGGACAAGAAGCTGCTGCACCTGGAGAACATG GAGGAGAAGAACCTTCTGCTGGAGGAGAAGGTGAAAACTCTCCAGCAGGAGAACGAGGACCTGCAAGTTCGCACACAGAATCACTTGGTCATGGCAAG GCAGCTGTCGGAGGAGCTGCAGGCCGCCCGCGGGGCGCTGGAGAAGGAGACACAGCTGCGCGATCAAGCTCACCGTGagaaggaggagctgctgtACCGCGTGCTCAACGGGGGGGACGGCACCCCCTTCCCCATGGCTGCCGGAGAGATGCCCCTCATCGCCACGTAG
- the ANXA6 gene encoding annexin A6 isoform X2 encodes MSGDVSVSRREETAARQGRALGHKSALRAAATPVNTPGQAPSCRSFLPLLQSLPAWEAMAPKGKVYRGSVKDFQGFDANQDAEALYNAMKGFGSDKEAILDLITSRSNKQRVEICQAYKSLYGKDLIADLKYELTGKFERLIVSLMRPPAYGDAKEIKDAISGIGTDEKCLIEILASRTNQEIHDLVAAYKDAYERDLEADIVGDTSGHFKKMLVVLLQGAREEDDVVSEDLVEQDAKDLLEAGELKWGTDEAQFIYILGRRSKQHLRLVFDEYLKIAGKPIERSIRGELSGDFEKLMLAVVKCVRSTAEYFAERLYKAMKGLGTRDNTLIRIMVSRSEIDMLDIREVFRTKYEKSLYNMIKEDTSGEYKKALLKLCGGDDDAAGEFFPEAAQVAYRMWELSAVAKVELRGTVQPAGDFNDDGDAQVLRKAMKGLGTDEGAIIDVVTKRSNAQRQQIIKAYKAHYGRDLMADLKSELSGSLAKLILGLMLTPAQYDAKQLRKAVEGAGTDESVLIEIMATRNNQEIRAINEAYQEAYHKSLEDDLSSDTSGHFKRILVSLALGNRDEGPENLTQAHEDAKKLADVSSNDSSDSLETRFLSILCTRSYPHLRRVFQEFIKMTNHDVEHAIKKRMSGDVRDAFVAIVRSVKNKPAFFADKLYKSMKGAGTDERTLTRIMISRSEIDLLNIRGEFIDLFDRSLHHMIEKDTSGDYRKALLALCGGED; translated from the exons ATGAGCGGTGACGTCTCCGTCTCTCGCCGCGAGGAAACAGCTGCAAGGCAAGGACGAGCGCTCGGCCACAAGAGCGCTCTGAGAGCGGCGGCTACTCCTGTGAACACCCCCGGACAGGCCCCGAGCTGCCG CTCCTTCTTGCCCTTGCTCCAGTCATTACCAGCTTGGGAAGCCATGGCACCCAAAGGAAAG GTCTACAGGGGCTCAGTGAAGGATTTCCAAGGCTTTGATGCCAACCAGGATGCAGAGGCCTTGTACAATGCAATGAAAGGATTTG GCAGTGACAAGGAGGCCATCCTTGATCTCATCACATCCAGAAGCAACAAGCAGCGAGTGGAGATCTGCCAAGCTTACAAATCTCTCTATGGGAAG GACCTCATTGCAGACCTCAAGTACGAGCTGACGGGGAAGTTTGAACGGCTGATTGTGAGTCTGATGCGTCCCCCTGCTTATGGTGATGCCAAGGAGATCAAAGATGCCATCTCG GGCATTGGCACAGATGAGAAGTGCCTCATCGAGATCCTCGCCTCCCGCACCAACCAGGAGATCCACGACCTGGTGGCTGCCTACAAAGATG CCTATGAGAGAGACTTGGAAGCTGACATTGTTGGAGACACATCAGGTCACTTCAAGAAGATGCTGGTCGTTCTGCTTCAG ggtgCCAGAGAGGAGGACGACGTGGTGAGTGAGGACCTGGTGGAGCAGGATGCCAAG GACCTGCTGGAAGCTGGCGAGCTGAAATGGGGCACAGATGAGGCCCAGTTCATCTACATCCTTGGCCGGAGGAGCAAGCAGCATCTCCGCTTGG TCTTTGATGAATATCTGAAGATTGCTGGGAAGCCAATCGAGAGGAGCATCCGGGGAGAGCTCTCTGGTGACTTTGAGAAGCTGATGTTGGCCGTGG TGAAGTGTGTCAGAAGCACGGCAGAGTATTTTGCTGAAAGGCTCTACAAAGCCATGAAG GGGCTAGGCACAAGAGACAACACCCTGATCCGCATCATGGTGTCCCGTAGCGAGATCGACATGCTGGACATCCGGGAGGTGTTCAGGACCAAGTATGAGAAATCTCTCTACAACATGATAAAG GAGGACACCTCTGGGGAGTATAAGAAGGCCCTGCTGAAGCTGTGTGGAGGGGATGATGA CGCTGCAGGTGAGTTCTTCCCCGAGGCGGCGCAGGTGGCCTATCGGATGTGGGAGCTTAGTGCGGTGGCCAAAGTAGAG CTGCGAGGAACTGTGCAGCCTGCTGGAGACTTCAATGATGATGGCGATGCCCAGGTGCTGAGGAAGGCAATGAAGGGCCTGG GCACAGACGAAGGAGCCATCATCGACGTGGTGACCAAGAGAAGCAATGCCCAGAGACAGCAGATCATAAAAGCGTACAAGGCTCACTATGGCAGG GACCTGATGGCAGACCTGAAATCTGAGCTGTCAGGCAGCTTGGCCAAGCTGATCCTTGGGCTCATGCTGACGCCGGCGCAGTACGATGCCAAGCAGCTGAGGAAGGCCGTGGAG GGGGCTGGCACAGACGAGAGCGTCCTCATCGAAATCATGGCCACGCGGAACAACCAGGAGATCAGGGCTATCAACGAGGCATATCAGGAAG CCTACCACAAGAGCCTGGAAGACGACTTGAGCTCCGACACATCAGGGCATTTCAAGAGGATTCTTGTCTCCCTGGCACTG GGCAACCGTGATGAAGGACCAGAGAACCTCACACAGGCACATGAAGATGCCAAG AAACTTGCTGATGTCTCCAGCAATGACTCCAGTGACTCCCTGGAGACCCGTTTCCTCAGCATCCTCTGCACCCGCAGCTACCCCCACCTCCGCAGAG TGTTCCAGGAGTTCATCAAAATGACCAACCACGACGTGGAACACGCCATCAAGAAACGGATGTCGGGAGACGTGAGGGACGCCTTCGTGGCCATCG TCCGGAGTGTGAAGAACAAGCCAGCCTTCTTCGCTGACAAGCTCTACAAGTCCATGAAG GGCGCTGGCACAGATGAGAGGACCTTGACCCGGATCATGATTTCCCGGAGCGAGATTGACCTGCTCAACATCCGGGGCGAGTTCATAGACCTGTTTGACAGATCGCTACACCACATGATTGAG AAGGACACCTCTGGTGACTACCGCAAGGCTCTGCTGGCCCTGTGTGGGGGCGAGGActag
- the ANXA6 gene encoding annexin A6 isoform X1, with protein sequence MSGDVSVSRREETAARQGRALGHKSALRAAATPVNTPGQAPSCRSFLPLLQSLPAWEAMAPKGKVYRGSVKDFQGFDANQDAEALYNAMKGFGSDKEAILDLITSRSNKQRVEICQAYKSLYGKDLIADLKYELTGKFERLIVSLMRPPAYGDAKEIKDAISGIGTDEKCLIEILASRTNQEIHDLVAAYKDAYERDLEADIVGDTSGHFKKMLVVLLQGAREEDDVVSEDLVEQDAKDLLEAGELKWGTDEAQFIYILGRRSKQHLRLVFDEYLKIAGKPIERSIRGELSGDFEKLMLAVVKCVRSTAEYFAERLYKAMKGLGTRDNTLIRIMVSRSEIDMLDIREVFRTKYEKSLYNMIKEDTSGEYKKALLKLCGGDDDAAGEFFPEAAQVAYRMWELSAVAKVELRGTVQPAGDFNDDGDAQVLRKAMKGLGTDEGAIIDVVTKRSNAQRQQIIKAYKAHYGRDLMADLKSELSGSLAKLILGLMLTPAQYDAKQLRKAVEGAGTDESVLIEIMATRNNQEIRAINEAYQEAYHKSLEDDLSSDTSGHFKRILVSLALGNRDEGPENLTQAHEDAKVVAETLKLADVSSNDSSDSLETRFLSILCTRSYPHLRRVFQEFIKMTNHDVEHAIKKRMSGDVRDAFVAIVRSVKNKPAFFADKLYKSMKGAGTDERTLTRIMISRSEIDLLNIRGEFIDLFDRSLHHMIEKDTSGDYRKALLALCGGED encoded by the exons ATGAGCGGTGACGTCTCCGTCTCTCGCCGCGAGGAAACAGCTGCAAGGCAAGGACGAGCGCTCGGCCACAAGAGCGCTCTGAGAGCGGCGGCTACTCCTGTGAACACCCCCGGACAGGCCCCGAGCTGCCG CTCCTTCTTGCCCTTGCTCCAGTCATTACCAGCTTGGGAAGCCATGGCACCCAAAGGAAAG GTCTACAGGGGCTCAGTGAAGGATTTCCAAGGCTTTGATGCCAACCAGGATGCAGAGGCCTTGTACAATGCAATGAAAGGATTTG GCAGTGACAAGGAGGCCATCCTTGATCTCATCACATCCAGAAGCAACAAGCAGCGAGTGGAGATCTGCCAAGCTTACAAATCTCTCTATGGGAAG GACCTCATTGCAGACCTCAAGTACGAGCTGACGGGGAAGTTTGAACGGCTGATTGTGAGTCTGATGCGTCCCCCTGCTTATGGTGATGCCAAGGAGATCAAAGATGCCATCTCG GGCATTGGCACAGATGAGAAGTGCCTCATCGAGATCCTCGCCTCCCGCACCAACCAGGAGATCCACGACCTGGTGGCTGCCTACAAAGATG CCTATGAGAGAGACTTGGAAGCTGACATTGTTGGAGACACATCAGGTCACTTCAAGAAGATGCTGGTCGTTCTGCTTCAG ggtgCCAGAGAGGAGGACGACGTGGTGAGTGAGGACCTGGTGGAGCAGGATGCCAAG GACCTGCTGGAAGCTGGCGAGCTGAAATGGGGCACAGATGAGGCCCAGTTCATCTACATCCTTGGCCGGAGGAGCAAGCAGCATCTCCGCTTGG TCTTTGATGAATATCTGAAGATTGCTGGGAAGCCAATCGAGAGGAGCATCCGGGGAGAGCTCTCTGGTGACTTTGAGAAGCTGATGTTGGCCGTGG TGAAGTGTGTCAGAAGCACGGCAGAGTATTTTGCTGAAAGGCTCTACAAAGCCATGAAG GGGCTAGGCACAAGAGACAACACCCTGATCCGCATCATGGTGTCCCGTAGCGAGATCGACATGCTGGACATCCGGGAGGTGTTCAGGACCAAGTATGAGAAATCTCTCTACAACATGATAAAG GAGGACACCTCTGGGGAGTATAAGAAGGCCCTGCTGAAGCTGTGTGGAGGGGATGATGA CGCTGCAGGTGAGTTCTTCCCCGAGGCGGCGCAGGTGGCCTATCGGATGTGGGAGCTTAGTGCGGTGGCCAAAGTAGAG CTGCGAGGAACTGTGCAGCCTGCTGGAGACTTCAATGATGATGGCGATGCCCAGGTGCTGAGGAAGGCAATGAAGGGCCTGG GCACAGACGAAGGAGCCATCATCGACGTGGTGACCAAGAGAAGCAATGCCCAGAGACAGCAGATCATAAAAGCGTACAAGGCTCACTATGGCAGG GACCTGATGGCAGACCTGAAATCTGAGCTGTCAGGCAGCTTGGCCAAGCTGATCCTTGGGCTCATGCTGACGCCGGCGCAGTACGATGCCAAGCAGCTGAGGAAGGCCGTGGAG GGGGCTGGCACAGACGAGAGCGTCCTCATCGAAATCATGGCCACGCGGAACAACCAGGAGATCAGGGCTATCAACGAGGCATATCAGGAAG CCTACCACAAGAGCCTGGAAGACGACTTGAGCTCCGACACATCAGGGCATTTCAAGAGGATTCTTGTCTCCCTGGCACTG GGCAACCGTGATGAAGGACCAGAGAACCTCACACAGGCACATGAAGATGCCAAG GTTGTTGCTGAGACCCTG AAACTTGCTGATGTCTCCAGCAATGACTCCAGTGACTCCCTGGAGACCCGTTTCCTCAGCATCCTCTGCACCCGCAGCTACCCCCACCTCCGCAGAG TGTTCCAGGAGTTCATCAAAATGACCAACCACGACGTGGAACACGCCATCAAGAAACGGATGTCGGGAGACGTGAGGGACGCCTTCGTGGCCATCG TCCGGAGTGTGAAGAACAAGCCAGCCTTCTTCGCTGACAAGCTCTACAAGTCCATGAAG GGCGCTGGCACAGATGAGAGGACCTTGACCCGGATCATGATTTCCCGGAGCGAGATTGACCTGCTCAACATCCGGGGCGAGTTCATAGACCTGTTTGACAGATCGCTACACCACATGATTGAG AAGGACACCTCTGGTGACTACCGCAAGGCTCTGCTGGCCCTGTGTGGGGGCGAGGActag
- the ANXA6 gene encoding annexin A6 isoform X3, which translates to MAPKGKVYRGSVKDFQGFDANQDAEALYNAMKGFGSDKEAILDLITSRSNKQRVEICQAYKSLYGKDLIADLKYELTGKFERLIVSLMRPPAYGDAKEIKDAISGIGTDEKCLIEILASRTNQEIHDLVAAYKDAYERDLEADIVGDTSGHFKKMLVVLLQGAREEDDVVSEDLVEQDAKDLLEAGELKWGTDEAQFIYILGRRSKQHLRLVFDEYLKIAGKPIERSIRGELSGDFEKLMLAVVKCVRSTAEYFAERLYKAMKGLGTRDNTLIRIMVSRSEIDMLDIREVFRTKYEKSLYNMIKEDTSGEYKKALLKLCGGDDDAAGEFFPEAAQVAYRMWELSAVAKVELRGTVQPAGDFNDDGDAQVLRKAMKGLGTDEGAIIDVVTKRSNAQRQQIIKAYKAHYGRDLMADLKSELSGSLAKLILGLMLTPAQYDAKQLRKAVEGAGTDESVLIEIMATRNNQEIRAINEAYQEAYHKSLEDDLSSDTSGHFKRILVSLALGNRDEGPENLTQAHEDAKVVAETLKLADVSSNDSSDSLETRFLSILCTRSYPHLRRVFQEFIKMTNHDVEHAIKKRMSGDVRDAFVAIVRSVKNKPAFFADKLYKSMKGAGTDERTLTRIMISRSEIDLLNIRGEFIDLFDRSLHHMIEKDTSGDYRKALLALCGGED; encoded by the exons ATGGCACCCAAAGGAAAG GTCTACAGGGGCTCAGTGAAGGATTTCCAAGGCTTTGATGCCAACCAGGATGCAGAGGCCTTGTACAATGCAATGAAAGGATTTG GCAGTGACAAGGAGGCCATCCTTGATCTCATCACATCCAGAAGCAACAAGCAGCGAGTGGAGATCTGCCAAGCTTACAAATCTCTCTATGGGAAG GACCTCATTGCAGACCTCAAGTACGAGCTGACGGGGAAGTTTGAACGGCTGATTGTGAGTCTGATGCGTCCCCCTGCTTATGGTGATGCCAAGGAGATCAAAGATGCCATCTCG GGCATTGGCACAGATGAGAAGTGCCTCATCGAGATCCTCGCCTCCCGCACCAACCAGGAGATCCACGACCTGGTGGCTGCCTACAAAGATG CCTATGAGAGAGACTTGGAAGCTGACATTGTTGGAGACACATCAGGTCACTTCAAGAAGATGCTGGTCGTTCTGCTTCAG ggtgCCAGAGAGGAGGACGACGTGGTGAGTGAGGACCTGGTGGAGCAGGATGCCAAG GACCTGCTGGAAGCTGGCGAGCTGAAATGGGGCACAGATGAGGCCCAGTTCATCTACATCCTTGGCCGGAGGAGCAAGCAGCATCTCCGCTTGG TCTTTGATGAATATCTGAAGATTGCTGGGAAGCCAATCGAGAGGAGCATCCGGGGAGAGCTCTCTGGTGACTTTGAGAAGCTGATGTTGGCCGTGG TGAAGTGTGTCAGAAGCACGGCAGAGTATTTTGCTGAAAGGCTCTACAAAGCCATGAAG GGGCTAGGCACAAGAGACAACACCCTGATCCGCATCATGGTGTCCCGTAGCGAGATCGACATGCTGGACATCCGGGAGGTGTTCAGGACCAAGTATGAGAAATCTCTCTACAACATGATAAAG GAGGACACCTCTGGGGAGTATAAGAAGGCCCTGCTGAAGCTGTGTGGAGGGGATGATGA CGCTGCAGGTGAGTTCTTCCCCGAGGCGGCGCAGGTGGCCTATCGGATGTGGGAGCTTAGTGCGGTGGCCAAAGTAGAG CTGCGAGGAACTGTGCAGCCTGCTGGAGACTTCAATGATGATGGCGATGCCCAGGTGCTGAGGAAGGCAATGAAGGGCCTGG GCACAGACGAAGGAGCCATCATCGACGTGGTGACCAAGAGAAGCAATGCCCAGAGACAGCAGATCATAAAAGCGTACAAGGCTCACTATGGCAGG GACCTGATGGCAGACCTGAAATCTGAGCTGTCAGGCAGCTTGGCCAAGCTGATCCTTGGGCTCATGCTGACGCCGGCGCAGTACGATGCCAAGCAGCTGAGGAAGGCCGTGGAG GGGGCTGGCACAGACGAGAGCGTCCTCATCGAAATCATGGCCACGCGGAACAACCAGGAGATCAGGGCTATCAACGAGGCATATCAGGAAG CCTACCACAAGAGCCTGGAAGACGACTTGAGCTCCGACACATCAGGGCATTTCAAGAGGATTCTTGTCTCCCTGGCACTG GGCAACCGTGATGAAGGACCAGAGAACCTCACACAGGCACATGAAGATGCCAAG GTTGTTGCTGAGACCCTG AAACTTGCTGATGTCTCCAGCAATGACTCCAGTGACTCCCTGGAGACCCGTTTCCTCAGCATCCTCTGCACCCGCAGCTACCCCCACCTCCGCAGAG TGTTCCAGGAGTTCATCAAAATGACCAACCACGACGTGGAACACGCCATCAAGAAACGGATGTCGGGAGACGTGAGGGACGCCTTCGTGGCCATCG TCCGGAGTGTGAAGAACAAGCCAGCCTTCTTCGCTGACAAGCTCTACAAGTCCATGAAG GGCGCTGGCACAGATGAGAGGACCTTGACCCGGATCATGATTTCCCGGAGCGAGATTGACCTGCTCAACATCCGGGGCGAGTTCATAGACCTGTTTGACAGATCGCTACACCACATGATTGAG AAGGACACCTCTGGTGACTACCGCAAGGCTCTGCTGGCCCTGTGTGGGGGCGAGGActag